A segment of the Halococcus hamelinensis 100A6 genome:
GTCGACACGCTTCTGTACGAGCTCCCACGAGCGCGGTCGAACGCTCACCTCACAGCGGCGAGAGTGGGTATCATCGGGATAAGTAACAACTACACGTTCAGAAAATCCCTCTCGCCGAAAGTCAAGGACACCCTCATGGAGGACGAGATCTCGTTCAGCCCCTACGATGCGACGGAGCTCCGGACCATCCTCAGGGATAGGGCGGAACGAGCCTTCGTCGAGGAGGGGTGGGACCGCTCCGCGCTCGGAATGGCATCGGCGATCTCTGCCCAGGACATGGGAAACGCCCGTCAGGCGATCGACCTCCTTCGTGTCGGGGGAGAGGTCGCCGAACGCAGGGACGACAGCTGTGTCACCGACGAGCATATCGAGACCGCAAGGGAACTCGTACAGCGGGGTCGGCTCGTCAATCGTATTCGTGACCAGACGGACCATGCACAGTACATCCTCGAGACGATCGCCCGTCTCGAAGAACGTGGCGACACCCCGGTCCGCTCGAAGGAGGTCCAGGAGCGGTACGAACAGGTCGCACAGTCGTGGGCGACGTCACCACTGACGTCCCTAAAGAGCATTCAAGACCATCTCTCCGACCTCCACATGTTGGGGTTCCTCCGACG
Coding sequences within it:
- a CDS encoding orc1/cdc6 family replication initiation protein, whose product is MAGPFSDITDTLFANKEVLNESYQPEAILERDQEIEEYRYALQDVLFGRDPENIMLYGKAGLGKTAVTTYMMNALSEEVEAREQADDLHIHKVNCNGKTLFIVVRTLVNQLLPEDASSFPKRGLGTGDAFGELYQQLDRIGGTHLFVFDEIDHLDEVDTLLYELPRARSNAHLTAARVGIIGISNNYTFRKSLSPKVKDTLMEDEISFSPYDATELRTILRDRAERAFVEEGWDRSALGMASAISAQDMGNARQAIDLLRVGGEVAERRDDSCVTDEHIETARELVQRGRLVNRIRDQTDHAQYILETIARLEERGDTPVRSKEVQERYEQVAQSWATSPLTSLKSIQDHLSDLHMLGFLRRNERNQGLNGGQYFEYQLDLDSALVLETREKIEG